The Epinephelus fuscoguttatus linkage group LG7, E.fuscoguttatus.final_Chr_v1 DNA window CTTCCGACAGGGACATTCGACCACAGATCCCTGGTTGGTTACCTCTACTGGGAGAAAGAGTCCAAACGTATGCTTGAGGAGGAAAGAGTGCCTGCTACTCTGCTGCCCAGTGAGGTAAGAGATCAAACTCCCAAATGTTTGGGTACAGATCCATTAACaatattcatttttctttacaCTCGGCTTGTGAAATAGAAGTAAAGTTAAGTGTTTGGAATAATTCTAATGTTGGTCTGATGTTGTTTTCAAAAGAAAACTTTGAGAGAcgaaactgaaaagaaaaatgaagaagaagacgtGGAATATGAAGTGATAGAGGAAGTCATTGAGGAAGAAGCTGTAGATGGTGTAGATGGAGAGGAAATTATAGAGGAAATCATTGAAGAAATCGTTGAAGAGGTTGATGAAAAGGATGAAAAGGACGAAAAGGACAAAGGGGTGGATGTGAAAGATAAGGAAGAGGTGAAGTCACCTGTAAACACAGACGAACATGCTGATCCTCCTGACACTAAAACAGAAAAAGtaccagaaaacaaaacagataacGAACAGCCCATTTCAGACAAAAAGGAAACGAGTCAGAGCTCAGCCCCAAAACACAGCCCATCACAAGtggaagagaaagaggaaattaaaacTACAGACTCATCACTTCCTGAAGAGGAGCCAGAGATAAAGGAAATCAATGATAAGCTCCCGccgaaagaagagaaaaaaattaacaaattaaatattCCGAAGCTGGCGCTCAATAATATAAAGATGACATCAAGACCCTCAGGAAATGAGACAAACCTGGAGACAACACTGGACAAAATCCGCAACAACAACCCGTCTGTCACGGAGATAAACCTCAACAACATCGAAAACATTCCCAAAGAGATGCTTCTGGACTACGTCAACGCCCTGAAGAAGAACAAACATGTGAAAACCTTCAGTTTAGCCAACACCGGCGCTGATGAAAACACAGCTTTCAACCTGGCCAACATGTTACGAGAGAATCGCAGCATCACGACTTTGAATATAGAGTCCAACTTCATAACCGGAAAGGGCATCGTCGCCATCATTCGCTGCCTCCAATTCAACGAGACTCTCACAGAGCTGCGTTTTCACAACCAGAGGCACATGTTGGGTCACCATGCAGAGATGGAGATCTCACGCCTGCTTAAGGCCAACAACACCCTCCTGAAGATGGGCTACCACTTTGAGCAGCCGGGGCCCAGGATGGT harbors:
- the lmod3 gene encoding leiomodin-3, which gives rise to MSDTKDLEDINEEDIDEDELLAMLSPEELKELQSEMDVIIAPDETVPVGQRQKDQTEKLPTGTFDHRSLVGYLYWEKESKRMLEEERVPATLLPSEKTLRDETEKKNEEEDVEYEVIEEVIEEEAVDGVDGEEIIEEIIEEIVEEVDEKDEKDEKDKGVDVKDKEEVKSPVNTDEHADPPDTKTEKVPENKTDNEQPISDKKETSQSSAPKHSPSQVEEKEEIKTTDSSLPEEEPEIKEINDKLPPKEEKKINKLNIPKLALNNIKMTSRPSGNETNLETTLDKIRNNNPSVTEINLNNIENIPKEMLLDYVNALKKNKHVKTFSLANTGADENTAFNLANMLRENRSITTLNIESNFITGKGIVAIIRCLQFNETLTELRFHNQRHMLGHHAEMEISRLLKANNTLLKMGYHFEQPGPRMVVTNLLTRNLDRQRQLRKEEQKQQQAKEQRELMQMYENSLNLPPGLLQMLGYIPPLEVLQEHGLIPPSSDLSTVPQTHHQPEQPEPQKKLKHKSTAKQPSAEPANALKGVQLKRTPKKRDPFLDLDPRDNKAPERPSFQLRKTPKVKHGGSGEVTDEKPNLSALIKTLKPVPRRREPPKVDLTPRDQLLSDIKKSNVAYLKSVPLPKVLESSETSLL